The following coding sequences lie in one Arachis stenosperma cultivar V10309 chromosome 5, arast.V10309.gnm1.PFL2, whole genome shotgun sequence genomic window:
- the LOC130980827 gene encoding uncharacterized protein LOC130980827, translating into MDYERVGAEQKLQLQELESIRLEAYENSRMYKEKVKVVHDKSIKRRKFQPGDLVLLYNSRMRLMPGKLRSRWDGPYRVKKVEPYGVFHLSYPSSSKFIKVNGHRLKLFHGEKMAKNQELEIILLEDLPTAEN; encoded by the coding sequence atggaCTATGAGAGAGTCGGAGCTGAACAGAAGTTACAACTGCAAGAATTAGAGAGCATTCGCCTTGAAGCTTACGAAAACTCTAGGATGTATAAAGAAAAGGTGAAGGTTGTACATGACAAGAGCATTAAGAGAAGAAAATTCCAACCAGGGGACTTAGTCCTGCTTTACAACTCCAGAATGCGACTCATGCCCGGCAAGCTGAGATCCAGATGGGATGGTCCATATCGAGTAAAGAAGGTCGAACCATACGGAGTCTTTCACTTGAGCTATCCTTCAAGCTCTAAATTTATCAAGGTCAATGGACATCGCTTGAAGTTATTCCATGGTGAAAAGATGGCGAAAAACCAGGAACTAGAGATCATCCTCTTGGAAGATCTGCCCACAGCAGAAAactga